One genomic window of Medicago truncatula cultivar Jemalong A17 chromosome 1, MtrunA17r5.0-ANR, whole genome shotgun sequence includes the following:
- the LOC25480849 gene encoding FT-interacting protein 3, protein MQRPPPEDFLLKETKPHLGGGKISGDKLTSTYDLVEQMQYLYVRVVKAKDLPSKDVTGSCDPYAEVKLGNYKGTTRHFEKKTNPEWNQVFAFSKDRLQASVLEVTVKDKDVVKDDFIGRVWFDLNEVPKRVPPDSPLAPQWYRLEDRKGDKVKGELMLAVWMGTQADEAFPEAWHSDAATVSGTDALANIRSKVYLSPKLWYLRVNVIEAQDLQPTDKGRYPEVFVKAILGNQALRTRISQSRSINPLWNEDLMFVAAEPFEEPLILSVEDRVAPNKEEVLGRCAIPLQFMDRRLDHKPVNTRWFNLEKHIIVEGEKKKEIKFASRIHMRVCLEGGYHVLDESTHYSSDLRPTAKQLWKSGIGVLEVGILSAQGLMPMKNKDGRGTTDAYCVAKYGQKWIRTRTIIDSFMPRWNEQYTWEVFDPCTVITIGVFDNCHLHGPDKAGGAKDSRIGKVRIRLSTLETDRVYTHSYPLLVLHPTGVKKMGEIQLAVRFTCSSLLNMMHMYSLPLLPKMHYIHPLTVSQLDSLRHQATQIVSMRLSRAEPPLRKEVVEYMLDVGSHMWSMRRSKANFFRIMGVLSGLIAAGKWFDQICNWKNPITTVLIHILFIILVMYPELILPTVFLYLFLIGIWHYRWRPRHPPNMDTRLSHADSAHPDELDEEFDTFPTSRPSDIVRMRYDRLRSIAGRIQTVVGDLATQGERLQSLLSWRDPRATALFVIFCLLAATILYVTPFQVVALLTGIYVLRHPRFRHKLPSVPLNFFRRLPARTDCML, encoded by the coding sequence ATGCAGAGGCCACCGCCTGAAGATTTTCTGTTGAAAGAGACCAAACCCCATCTTGGAGGGGGAAAAATCTCTGGTGACAAACTAACCAGCACCTATGACCTTGTTGAGCAGATGCAATACCTTTATGTCAGGGTTGTTAAGGCTAAGGATTTGCCTTCAAAGGATGTTACCGGAAGTTGTGATCCGTACGCTGAAGTTAAGCTCGGGAACTATAAAGGAACTACTCGACATTTTGAGAAGAAAACCAATCCTGAATGGAATCAGGTTTTTGCTTTCTCTAAGGATCGGCTTCAGGCCTCGGTGTTGGAGGTTACTGTGAAAGATAAGGATGTTGTGAAGGACGACTTCATTGGTCGTGTGTGGTTTGATTTGAATGAGGTTCCGAAACGGGTTCCCCCAGATAGTCCTTTGGCGCCGCAATGGTATAGATTGGAGGATAGAAAGGGTGATAAGGTTAAGGGAGAGTTAATGCTGGCTGTTTGGATGGGTACACAGGCTGATGAAGCATTTCCAGAAGCTTGGCACTCGGACGCCGCGACTGTTAGTGGAACCGATGCTCTTGCAAATATTAGGTCGAAAGTTTATCTATCTCCTAAGCTTTGGTATTTGAGGGTTAATGTGATTGAGGCACAAGACTTACAGCCAACTGATAAGGGTAGATATCCGGAAGTTTTTGTGAAGGCTATTTTAGGGAATCAGGCATTGAGGACTAGAATCTCTCAGAGCAGGAGTATCAATCCGTTGTGGAATGAGGATTTAATGTTCGTTGCTGCGGAACCATTCGAGGAGCCTCTGATTTTGAGTGTGGAAGACAGAGTTGCTCCAAACAAAGAAGAAGTATTGGGGAGATGTGCAATTCCTTTGCAGTTTATGGATAGGAGACTCGACCACAAACCGGTGAATACTAGGTGGTTTAATCTTGAAAAACATATCATTGTAGAAGgggaaaagaagaaagaaattaaatttgcaAGTAGGATTCACATGAGGGTTTGTCTAGAAGGTGGTTATCATGTTTTGGATGAATCAACTCACTACAGCAGTGATCTTCGCCCAACGGCCAAACAGCTCTGGAAATCTGGAATTGGTGTTCTTGAAGTTGGGATATTGAGTGCTCAGGGTTTGATGCCGATGAAAAATAAAGATGGGAGGGGGACAACTGATGCTTATTGTGTAGCGAAATATGGGCAGAAGTGGATTCGAACAAGGACAATCATTGATAGCTTTATGCCGAGGTGGAATGAGCAATATACTTGGGAGGTTTTTGATCCTTGTACTGTGATTACAATTGGTgtatttgataattgtcattTGCATGGTCCTGACAAAGCTGGAGGTGCAAAAGATTCAAGGATTGGTAAGGTAAGGATTCGTCTTTCGACACTCGAGACTGATCGAGTGTACACACATTCCTATCCACTCCTAGTTCTTCACCCAACTGGTGTGAAGAAAATGGGTGAAATTCAATTGGCTGTGAGGTTCACTTGTTCTTCTTTGCTCAACATGATGCACATGTATTCACTACCTCTGTTGCCAAAGATGCACTATATACACCCATTGACCGTTAGCCAGCTCGACAGTTTGAGGCATCAAGCTACTCAGATAGTTTCAATGAGGTTGAGTCGCGCTGAGCCGCCGCTGAGAAAGGAGGTAGTTGAGTATATGCTTGATGTTGGTTCCCACATGTGGAGTATGAGAAGAAGCAAGGCTAATTTCTTCAGAATCATGGGAGTATTGAGTGGACTAATTGCTGCGGGAAAATGGTTCGATCAAATTTGCAATTGGAAAAATCCAATTACAACGGTTCTGATTCATATCTTGTTTATAATATTGGTCATGTATCCTGAACTTATCTTACCAACAGTTTTCCTTTACCTCTTCCTGATTGGAATTTGGCACTATAGATGGAGGCCAAGACACCCTCCTAACATGGACACTCGGCTCTCTCACGCCGATTCAGCTCATCCGGATGAACTTGATGAAGAGTTCGACACATTCCCGACTTCGCGGCCTTCTGACATTGTTCGGATGAGATATGATCGACTTAGAAGCATAGCTGGCAGGATACAGACTGTGGTTGGCGACTTAGCTACTCAAGGGGAAAGGCTGCAGTCTTTGCTGAGCTGGCGTGATCCAAGAGCAACGGCACTGTTTGTGATTTTCTGTCTGCTTGCTGCTACTATACTGTATGTGACTCCATTCCAAGTTGTGGCCCTTCTGACCGGAATTTATGTGCTGAGACATCCGAGGTTCCGTCATAAGCTTCCGTCGGTACCGCTTAATTTCTTCAGGAGGCTGCCTGCAAGAACTGATTGCATGCTTTGA